Below is a window of Pagrus major chromosome 21, Pma_NU_1.0 DNA.
GGGCGAGCACACATCTGGCCGCACGCCCTCTGACAGTGCCACAGCCTGACGTACGtggggcgagggcccgttcatcactgcttgcagttttaattctttttgtctttttatctaTGGCCCTCACTCTGCAAAGAAAAGAATGTACACACACTAATTAATTTCATGTCAGGACCAGCCACATTAGCTATTTGGAAAACAAGGAAAAACCATGTGAGGGGTGACAGGTCAGAGGATGTGGTTCTGATGCTGACTGGGCTGCTGGCAGCTCGGCTCAGGAtggattttgagtttttgtgaaCATTTGGGGTGTGAAAGATGTTCTGTGTTCGGTCAGAGAACACTTTGGTTCTGAATGTCTGATCTATTTCctttagtttttctgttttgggtttttggtGTAATTTTTTGATAATAGTAAGACTTAATAGtaaatataatgaaatacaaGTCTATTTAAaattctctctgtctctctcctccaggcGTTGCAGCATGGTTTCTTTGACTTTGACAGTTTCAATGTTGAGGAATATGAACATTATgaggtgaggacacacacacacatgcacgcgcacgcacacacacacactcaaacacaactGGTCAGTACTCGTCTGACTACAAAGCTGCTTCCGATTCCAAAATCTTGTCCATTGCCTACAGATATCtgattattatatatattatagatATTCTAGCAATTAAGTTCTGTTgagaaacagattttaaaatgaaattgaaGCAACACAGGCAACAAAGTATCCAGATTTTGTGCCACTTAGTAAACTGATATAGCTCCAAAATGACTAAACCATTTCCCACCATGCAGCAGGGTCACGTAGGTCAAAAACCAAAGAACACACACTAACATCACCTTCTGTCCTTAATGTGAGTGTGTACAGTCAGAATCACTCTACGTCAGATGACATCACAAGTGAAGGAAACCAAATGCACCTTCTCCGACCTTTCACATATCAATAGTTTTTCATGGATTTAAAAGAGAGACTGACATAAAAGATTGAATAAAGGAAGCACTGTAACACTGCCAGCTgctcactgctgctcactgctgctctctgctgttttctgatgttGAATGTGACTGGAAAAATACCAGAACAGAATTAAAGGCAAACCGAGCAGCTGGCAACAGGAAACAAGTCAACTGTCTATTGTTAGCAGGTTCACCAGCACcttaaaaacctgcatatatACACAATATTATAACATCATTATACTGATCTATGAAAGAAATACTGTGCGTCATCTCTGTGTTTTCAGCGAGTGGAGAACGGGGATATGAACTGGATAGTTCCAGGGAAGATTCTGGCCTTCAGCAGCCCTCACCCTCGCAGTAAGATAGAGAACGGTGAGTCAGATCCATGTCAGACTTCTCCCTCTAAACCACTGGAGTCCCCACAGCTTCTGTAAGGTCTCCAGGAGAATGAGCCATATTTAACTGTATTCATTCTTTTTGAAATCAGCACGTTATGTCATGAGAAGGTTTATTTTGatcaaacactgacatttttacCACCATTAAATGATTACTGACGTGTTCCATGTTATCACTTCACACTGCTCTCACTCAGTACTAATGAATTATAATGACTGTGTTCACAGGTTATCCTCTTCACGCACCAGAGGCGTACTTTGTGtactttcaccaaaataacGTCACAGACGTGGTCCGTCTAAACAGGAAGTTGTATGAAGGCAGGCGGTTTGAGGATGCAGGATTTGAGCACCATGACCTCTTCTTCCTGGATGGGACGACGCCCTCTGACCTCATCTGCAGGCGCTTCCTGCATGTATGTGAGAGTACTGACGGAGCTGTGGCTGTGCACTGTAAAGGTGCGAGTGGATTGAAACCAAACATCATCCAGAGAGTCGAGCTGTCAAACCttccttcatttatttaaagctCTTAACCTCTTCTTATGAAACCTTTCCTCCACAGCTGGCCTTGGCCGTACTggcactctgattggctgctacCTGATGAAGCACTTTCGGTTCACTGCAGCTGAGGCCATTGCTTGGATCAGAATATGCCGGCCCGGATCCATCATCGGTCCCCAGCAGAACTTCTTAGAGGAGTAAGTTTCAGTCTCACATGTGACTCTACATAATTAACCAGCAGCTGCTTGTTTCCCCGTGCTGATATGTCGATGATCATGTCAGAGGATTATGGACGAGTCAGAGTTGAGCCTCCAGTCAGAGCACCAGGCACTGACAGCTGCTGGATGGATTACCACTGTGACAGTAATCATCACAAATGAATGTCAATATTCCAGTGAGCTTCACTCTAGTTTAAGATTAAAAGATTAGGGCtggtgcatttttatttttgtttaattgtgaATACATTTCATGAAAAGATCCAAACCAACGATGaatgtctcctcctccttctgtgtgTATCACAGCCTGGTAGTTCTTCTTTTAACACTCATCAGTGAGCGACATGTTCCTTCATCaatgtcaacacacacagtgtagttCAGTTTGACTAGatcccacacacactgtcctaTAGAGCACCAAGTGTGGATTAATccaccactgaaaatagtccctaacATTTTCTCCTGTTTCAGTAAATGTTTGTTATAAACCTACAGTGAGCACCTGTTttatgaaatgactgtaatgaAACTATATCTACTGTTAAAGATTTATGTCTTCAGTAGAAACTAACAGGTAGGTTTGAGAAGTCAGACAGTGTTCAGAGTCCGACTAACACATTCTCGTtaacaaaccaaaaacacagaAGTGCACCGGCCTGATCCTTTTACTTCGTAATGTTGATGTTGAAGCTGGGGCTCTGACGAcggctgtctcctccagagctctccagctccagcagctgtctgcaggTTAACACTAACAGGGTCACTCATTAATCCATAACATCATGTGTCCCTCCCCTCCAGCCTGTTAGTACAGTTACctgcacagaaagacagatgagCCTGTTTGTCAGATATTTGaattaaaacagcagaaacatgtCTGAGAGGTGAAGATCAGTGACTGGAAGTATCTGAGCAGCAGACAGAATGCCGCTACCTGTCACTCAAAGAGGCCACGCCCCTAATTATGCATCATTTTAagctttaatataatttaatggagtgagttatataaaaatTCACCCCCTGTGCAGTTGTCATGAGCGGGACAGTTAGCTCTAGAGACcaaggctgtaaacatgtttatttctgctgtagctggacattttaacatgaaCTGCTGTAGCCTCAAGTGGAcatttgaggaactgcagtttttggtacttcAGTGTTGGCCAACCTGCAGTATTTGAGTCATAGCTACATAGTGCCTATGTACAGCCTGAGAAGAGCCGTGAGCTACAAGTACAAGTCAAGAATTTGACAGACTGAATGCACAGTATTGttgttgctctctctctctctctctctctctctctctgtgtgtgtgtgtgtgtgtgtaggaaacAGCACAGTTTGTGGGTCCAGGGTGACGTCCATCGCTCCAAACAGAAGCTGGTTCAGCAGAGGCTGAGTCGGcggcagcagctccagcagcagagtcgacagcagcagcttcactcccccGACTCTGAGGGAGGGAGACAGTCAGCCATGTCCCGCCTTCTCTCCAGCATGGATGACCTGTCAATCAACACCACCCTTTACAAATCATACAGCCTTGATGAGGTGAGGGGTGGAGCTTTCTCCCTTTCAGATTATCATGGCAGTAGTAAATCTATAAACTTACAcaaaaacttcaaaaatgttttcattgtgtttttactgttaattctctgtgtgtgtataaacacTTGTAGAGTAACAACATGGAGGACAGTCTGACTCAGGGAGACAAACTGAGAGCATTGAAGGGAAAACGACCGCCTCGatcagcttcctcctccttgaGGTACGACATGGTTATAATACGGTTATTCACTTTCTGTACAAAAGCTGATGAGAGGATCAATATCACTGTGTTACATTATTAGCTTAGtttaacacaaagacaggaaacatgttttagcttgtttgtttggaaAGACTAAACAAATGAGTTATAACTaatagagcccgaccgataaaggatttttaaggccgataccaatacaaatatttggtgatttaaaaatccgatattccgatatatcggccgatatatatatataaaaaaaaaataaatccagaaagcgtaacaaaacataaacagacttccgtaacattagttatttgtagttatttatgagtcctcactgaaataatatgataatgcagtttaaaaataaacttgtttgttttattgtcacaacagaacatcAAAATTACTAGCTAAGTCAGTTTCACTCTCGGCTTACACctaacagcagcaaaactggacatggtagtcacaaattttgtcatgcttatttgagttaagagacctgatggggatgttcttttaattgttaatcAAGCAACGTAATTTCTTGTGACAATTGCCAACTTACAATGAACACACTTCAATGATAATCTCAGTCGTGGATAACTGGTTCGCTCTGCCTGACTCTggctggatcagctggttgtACGGTTTGTGGCGTTCTAAACACGAGTGTTGCCAACAGGGACGTGGtagagtgtcctctggtggacaaatTATGCAACGCCAACACTCATAACATGGTTGAAGGGGTGTTTCAtccgtttttattttattttttaaatattaatttatcgGCCATTATAAATGCCGATACCGAAAATGCCTAATATCAGCCGATAATATCAGCCAGCcaatatatcggtcgggctctaataACTAATAAAATATATGTCTTGGtacttttatttgtcttttttttgcagtgatggTATTATATCACAGTACGACAAAAATAACAGGGACACTCAGTCAAACATGATTCTACCTCTTTTCACTCTGTTGGCAATAAAGGTAAGGTAGGTATATgttaagaaagaaaagacattttgaaaatgaacgTTTTTATTGGCTTCAAATAGGAATAAAGATGAGGTCCAGGCCTGTGAGTGTTTTGGAGAACAGCCTGCCTGATAATGTGGGTTTATTAGTAAATGTGATGTGATTCCTTCTCAGAGGGGCTTTTCTATCAAAACATTTACATActgacatacagacacacatactgaGGATCACAGAGCAGAAGGAGGTCTGATGTCACGTTAACAACACTGCCAGCTCAGCTTGTGTTGCAGCCACGTTAGCAGCAGAACGTGCTAACGCTAAGTTCAACAggttaacaaaataaacagtaacaTAAAGCAATGACAAAACTTAGAGATTTGAAGTTTGAACTCAGTAATGATCCATCCTGGAGCTGGAGTTTTAAAGAGCAGCCTGCTATTGGTGCTGGCCCTCGTTGAGAAAGCAGTCTGAAGTAAAACGGTTGGTGCACACATGTCAGAGTTTCCAGTTgttgtggggacatttccatcAAGATGAAGTTGATCCACTGGCTCTTCACTTCCTCTGATGGTGGGAGTTGTTGACCCTCCACATCTTGGTGTTACTGAAGTCAGCGTTAGTGAGGAAACAGTAGTTACTGGATGTAACTCCAGTTCTATGAGGACGTGTTTAGCCCTCTGACTGCATATTATCACAGCAGCAGTAAAGCACATTCATTTGAATATACTAAAACACTTACTGACGGTAATGATGCTATTGTAAACATTTTACATAAACATattgtcatagtgatgtcaccCAGCCCTGAATATAACACATTAATGACGagacttagaggtgctgacTGTTGGCTCTGTGTCCTCCTGCCTCCACTCCTCTCACTGTTTCGTCATTACTTTGAAAATTCAAAATATCAGCAACcacaaaaaatgctgaatagTGCTTGCCATGATGCATTTTAGATTAATAATTGTATTTCCTGTCAcatcttcacaataaaagcctgtgttttctttgttgagCACCTTTGAtgtggtgcagcagcagcagttacatTAGCAGTAACGTGTTAGCAGTGTTTGCGTTCATTCTAACATGTGAATGTAGGTGAACATCCACAGTTGCTGGTGCTGAATGTGAGGCACAACAGTCTGTGATCATTAGTTCATATAATATTCAAATGAGAatccaaaatcagaaaatgaaaaactgatTCATTATTTCATGATTTCTTTATAAACgtgagacaaaaaacaaatcttttctttttttcctacTTTGATTTTAAGTTATTGATCACCACACACATCTGTGCTGTTAGTTTTGGCTGTAATCAGTTGAAGTTCATCGATGTTGAACTCCACACAAAGACAAGATGcaaattattgtaattattgtaaATTACCATCGTATATGTGTGGAGGTGAATATTCacaactgctgttttcacaCACGTGTTGCCTGAAGAGAGTGAAGAGTAAAAAAAGAGTCATTCCATTAAACTACACACGCCTCATTTCAACTTGAGTGAAGAACACTCACTGAAAACTACTAGAACATGTAATATTACATGTAAATGCATTGAATGActattgcagaaaaaaaactctgtAGATGATTATGGAACTGTAAATAgtttaaacaaataataataatttaattttgtaaaAATCTGGTGGTTATCCTGgtataacacatactgtacacaggTCAGAGTGCATCtgacaacacacagacagacacacagacacagacagacagatggtttgtAAAATATGGAGTATGTTATAATGAGCTgatctctttgtgtctcttcttCAGGTTGAATCTGTCCCGGGCATCTCACTGCTCCATCCTCCCTCCACCTAAGTCTCCTAAAGGCccgctctccttctcctcctcttctaagAAGCTGGTgcgcagctcctcctcctcctccacccagaTACGGAGGTGAGTTGGATCCAAACTGAACCGCTGCAACAGATCAATCAGCTGAaacagttcactgactctgtgactctgtgacacCATCGTGCATTAGAAATATAAgatttttcttccctgatgacACGGGCATATTCCAAGGTGACAATGACACGATTCATTGAgctcaaattgtgaaagagtggttcagagagcatgagacatcattatcaccaccacagagtccagacctgaGGCTCAgtgagaatctttgggatgtgctggtgAACGTTACGCAGCGGTCCAACCctcccatcatcaatacaagatcttggtaaaaaaaaaaaggcagtcCAGCAAAATATTAGGGTGTGTCGGGCTGGGCAGTgtattgttttgtccacaacccaaagatattcagtttactgtcacagaggaggaaagaaatcaggaaatgttcacgtttaagaagctggGATCAGAGAATCTtgacttcatttttcatgaaaacatacTCAAGATTATCAGAATAAATGGTGATTAAGTTAATGGTTGATGATGAATGAATAAAGTGTAGCAGCTCTGACTGTGTGCATCTCTCTCCTCAGTCCCTTCAGCCTCAGTCTGTTCAGCACCAGGCCAGCCATCATTCACTGACTGCACAGCTCACACGTTTCCATTCTGCTCACAAGTCGAGTCGactgatgatgaaaacaaacactggacGACCTCCATGTTGTCTGGGCCttaaacatttctgtcatttacCTTGATGATACTGAAGACAGTTAATGGTAATTATTAGTCTGACAAAGTAACTGCACTGTTAATGTAGAGTCAGCTCAGAGTGGAGAAACATGTCTGTTCCTTTATGAACATGTTGGAGGCTCCAGCAGCTCACTGCTCACCACACTGGCATCAACACTCATCTCTGTGTCTTCAGTAGAATATGAGCTATCATATGTCAgaagataaaacacaacatcttAGAAAAATAATGTCATTTCACATCCTGTATACATCCCAGTGACATGTGTACTGAAACACTGAATTAAACAGTTAGAAGTTATAAGGAGCTAAAATCACCTGGTTGCCAAGTTTCCCATGTTAAGTGTAACACCATGTTCAGAGTATGTAGAGATAAGGACTGGACCAGAGCCATGTGACTGTCAGCTGCAACTGAACTTTTACTAGAACCTTAAATGATAAGTGCACCAgtgttacacattaaagtgtgtttactgctgcatatgtggaaGAAGTAGTataaaccttttgtggctccggGGGAAGCtgtgtgtaatctgataaatatcctccagtgatgtcacacagtggcTCAGCTGCACTGGGGGTAATGTAGTCGttaccctttttttttcaacaaccaaaaaaaagatCTTAGTTGTTAGTAAATGTTAGTTTTGAATGGAGCAGTATGGACAGTttgtatacatatacagtaggtcaatgcaaattaaatatttttttaataataacacaatattttgggaaatacttaAAAAACTCTTAAAGGGAACTTCTTGTGTTTAAGTGTGGAGCTCTTAAAGC
It encodes the following:
- the LOC141016933 gene encoding dual specificity protein phosphatase CDC14AB-like; protein product: MAEEYEQSGASEFIKDRLYFASLRVKPKNTANTHYFSTDEEFIYESFYADFGPFNLAMLYRYCCKLNKKLRSFTMSRKKLVHYTSFDQKKRANDAVLIGAFAVIYLKRSPEEAYRTLISGNNTAYLPFRDAAVGECSFNLTVLDCLQGIRKALQHGFFDFDSFNVEEYEHYERVENGDMNWIVPGKILAFSSPHPRSKIENGYPLHAPEAYFVYFHQNNVTDVVRLNRKLYEGRRFEDAGFEHHDLFFLDGTTPSDLICRRFLHVCESTDGAVAVHCKAGLGRTGTLIGCYLMKHFRFTAAEAIAWIRICRPGSIIGPQQNFLEEKQHSLWVQGDVHRSKQKLLHSPDSEGGRQSAMSRLLSSMDDLSINTTLYKSYSLDESNNMEDSLTQGDKLRALKGKRPPRSASSSLRLNLSRASHCSILPPPKSPKGPLSFSSSSKKLVRSSSSSSTQIRSPFSLSLFSTRPAIIH